The segment AAGGCCTCGCCTTTCTTAGACAGTGGTTTGGTCCCCTTAGCACGATCACACCAAGTGTCTTTAGCTTTTTCTTGAGGTTTGGCAGGCATTTTCGGAGGATCGACAGCGGCCGGAGAGTTACGCTCAGCATCAGCGAGGTTTGAAGTCGCCAACTCCCCTGTGACTCCAGTAGGTGGGACCTTATTAGCATCCTGTTGCGAGCTCAAAGGTACTTCCTTGGCTTCAGCAGAGGCTGATACTTCAGTAGATAGAGCCTCAGTTGAGGTTTGTTCAACCTCTCCCGTAGCTAGGATCGAAACAGAGGAGCAAGTAGACTTCGCCACAGTGCTCAACTCAACATGAGGTTTATCCAATTGAGGAGCTTCCGCAGACGCTACGGGGCTCAACTCATCAAGGGTGTTTCCAACATCCTTCTCGCCTGAAGATGGATCTGTCAATTGCTTGACGATCTCTGTCTTGGCAGATGGAAGATTGGTGGGTGGAGAACGCAGATCTGTACTGTCTTGAGCAGGTTGAGCAACCATGTCGGCTGGGAGGCTGAGATGGGCATCGGAAACTTCCTCAGAGGCAGGAGATAGGGCGACGATTTCGATTTCAGAACCGGGAACAAGCGGCGGCGGAGGTGATTGTGCCGGCGGAGGCGGCTCCGGAGGCTTGGGACTCTTCGACGGTGAGATTTTCTTGGCCTTTCTTTTCCCCATCTCTTTTGAAGGAGAGGGAGAGGAAGACTCGGCGAGGAGACGACGCCTAATCAGGCGCCGGTGAGAGGCGGAGAGGAGCGGCACGGTGTCGACGGGAATCGCCTTCTTCGATGAGAGAGAAAGTTACCGTTTTGCACGATTATTTTGAGTTACAAGATTTTAGCTTTGTGAGAAACGTTGCCTTGATTCTTAACATTCGCATTTTTGCATGATGCTGTTCCTCCTTTGATGTTCACATTGTCAAGCACAATACCTTGGCATGGATATTTCTCACTGCAATCAAACGTTATCGCCGCATCCGTTGCGCTCGTACCGCTTATGTTCCGGTACACCACATTGTTTACTTGCACTGCAGAGTCCtaataagcatatatatttCAAGCCGACTGAGTATagtactaaaaaaaattatatatctggCCAAATCAAATTAATCGAGTAATCATTTACTTGGTGTTCGCATTTGTCTTTGTCGCAGTAGTTCTGGTCGATTATGATTGGATTTTTGACATTTTCCATACGAATGTTTTGAAACTTAATGTTCTTCGCAGTTCCTGACCCTCCCTGAAATCAGTAAGAAGGCATTGTTATATATtgactttttaaaaacaaaattgtttgtgaaaaaaattcaaaatcagtCACCTGATAAGTCTTGATTCTTACTCCATTGTCAGTCTCAGTGAGCTTAGCACCATCCACATTAACTCCCGAGACATAAGCTTTGGAATTGTCATCCCCCAAGCTCCCAATGCTtctcatttaaaaaattaacaaaaatccatgtgttatatatttactttaattaTTTGTAAGGATTAGCATGTTAGATATATATAACCCTTAaattagagtttgaaaacaagaaaaaaatgaatcgACTTACCTGATCCCATGACCGGGGCCGCAAGTTAAATtattgatttgaatattttggGATCCATCCTCAATGGATACACAATCATCACCTATAGAAAAGCAACcaagaaatattataaataatatatgtactGTATAATAATCATTAAACtcgaatattatatatatggatCATTACCTGTTCCAATGTGTGAATTGGAGATACTAATGTTTTGGGTGTTAGTGACATGAATACCATCCGTGTTGGGACTATCATCAGGAGCAGTGATCtcaacatttttaatattaacatTGTTGCATTTCTCAACCGAAATCTGAATCTGCTGCGCATTTCTCACCCTCAGGTTCTTCACATTCAAATTTTTTAAGTTGTACAAAGTAAGAGCCTGCATAAGCATAACACACGTATATACACATGCCAATCTTATAATCAGACGTTCACTTAGTTTATATATGGAGCTTTAGTATTTACGTACTGTTGGAGCTTTTGTGCATGGCTGCAATAAAGAGAAGGAAACCAATTAATATTAGCACTAGGAGTATCTTAAATAAGCATATATTCAATAAGAAATGTGTGACATATAGTGATTGGTGGACAATACACTATACATACCTTAGATCGGTCGATTTTGCATGAGTTTTGCCACCATATTTTCCCGTTGCCATCAATAGTCCCCGCTGAGCCGCCATCGACTGATAGATTGTTAACATCGTCCAAAATAAGCCAATGGTTTTTGTCTTCGTTGTAATCCGATCGTTTTGTAGATGCTGATAAAGTGCCGAAGATCTGTATTTTATCGGTAAATTTGTTAACTAGTTGATTAAATATATGGATAATGGATTAGGGGATtgattaaaaatcatttaactAAAAGCAAAAGCATATTACTACTACCTGAAAGCTACGTAGAGATTTGCATGGGCCTCTGAATCGAGTAGACTTAAGGAAATAAGTCTTCCCTTTAGGGACCAAGAAACTAGTAACTCCTTTTGTTGAACATGCCTTCTTCCATGCTTTCTTGAAGGCCTATAATTGCATGCATGCATcataaatacaattaaaattataaaacgtatatatatatatatatatatatatatatatatatatatatatatatatatatatatttcctgaATTTATTTAGCCATAgatcattaattttataaacattattCTAAAGATGACATACCTGAGTATCATCGGTTTTTCCATCTCCTTTGGCTCCGAAGGTCGATACACTAACAGTTGAAGAGTCGGAAGTGGGTTTATCGGAGTTTTCCAAGGTAAGAACGTCGTCGTTGTTGAACTTGATTAAACTATCGGATTCAAAGCTTCCATCTTCATGATCATATCCATGATCAATGTTGATACTTAAAGCTTCAACCCAAGAGAGCATGAAAAGAACGCATAAGAAAATAGCTAGAGGTTCGCAACAACGTGCCATTTCGAGTGAAGCCTTTGGAGGATCGAGATGGTATTCTTTTTAGTAAGAGTGTGTGAATGATTCTTGTGAGTAAGATGAGACTCTTTGTTGTGGGAAAGTATGTGTCGTTAATTATTTATAGACAACTTAATGGATAAGAAAAATCTTTTTTGAAATGGATAAATAAAGTTAGGTTTATTAAAGTTCTAATGGCGTTTGAGGTATGGAGAGAGATTGAGATTGATACGAAAACATCACATAAACTTCTAGCCTTaccatatttgaatttttatttactttttctttctttgttagGGAGTCTTGCATTTTAgttggttatttttttcttcttttcgatTAGAACAATAGTTTGAGTTCATCATTGTATACCATTCACAGTAACATTTCATCATGTGTAATTACTGACCTAAGCAGTACGTCGTCGTCTCCTGTATCTCAATAAATTCGGTAGTAGTTTATGtctcttttactttttcttgctttttatttttgtgtagaGGTTGAAATTTCCCTTGTAGTATACTAGTATCTTTTAGGAAATGACaggacttgggttcaccccctatagTGAACCTTAAAATCTATCACTTGATTAATGACCAATCAAAGTGACATgtggataattaaataaaacgtattaaatatatttaaaaataactaaaaaaaaataatgtcaattctaaaccttaaatcttaatttataaaccctaaacattaatttctaaatccaaaccctataccctaaactcaaatcctaaaccctaaatccaaattctaaactttaaactcaaattctaGACTTTAAAGCCgaaccttaaatctaaaccttAGATCCAAAtgctagaccctaaacccaaaccgtataccctaaaaccaaattctaaaccctaaacccaaaccgtaaaccccgAAGAATTACTAcgtaattttttctattttagtgaTAGCACCCCGAAGTAggtatgatttgggtttagggtttaggatttgggtttagagtatagggtatatgatttgggtttagggtatagagtttagatTGAGGGTTCACGGTTTgcgtttagggtttagaatttgagtttagagtatacggtttgggtttaggatctaGCATTTAGAtataagatttgagtttagggtctaggatttgagtttagcgtatacagtttgagtttagggtctaggatttgggtttagggtttaggatttgagtttagggtatagggtttggatttaggaattaatgtttaggatttagaaatTAAGATTTCGGATGTAGAATTggcattattttttttaaactatttttaaatatatttaatattttaatttaatcatcCACATGTCACTTTAATTGATTATAAAtcaagtggtgaatttaaaggttcaccacaggggtgaacccaagtccaGTCCTTTAGGAAAAAATGCAGAAGAAACATACATCATAATTTTTCTTTGGCTCTCTCGTATTTAATCACATGTGTCTGAACGAACTgcaaattatttaattttccgttttttttttaactagaaCCGTGGTCAATAAAAAAATACGTTTGAAATTTAGCACGTGGTGAATCTGGTAATTTTTGCCAAATATTTCAGAATTGACATACTATATATATGAGGTACTGAAAAATAAATTCCTTAAGTTCTCCAATTTGAAAGCCCGGAATATCTCGATCAACCGTCAAGAacaactaggtgattttcccgtgctcatgcacgggtataaatttataaaataaatatattataataattgattgatatttaattttaattttattaatttataaattttatgcataatattataataattataattatattaaattaatttaattagacatgattttagatatgttatatctagttggtttattgttttaCGGTtaatttagttatcatttggatatattgAATTGCATATGTCTctgtaaatttaaatataatattttttcactaaatatattaaatttttaattttgttattcatatttaggttgtttgtttgtcttagatatataaatatatttaggaatattatgtataacttaagatatattgtgcttagattgaaataaaaataaaccaaaatgtctgattccaaattacataaattaatataacgatAATATATTgtgcatatatattattatatttttaccaaataactaaattgtaacagttggttaatattttattttcattgttaatatgttttgagttatcctataatctatatttaaaaataaattattattctaaaattatatatttttattgcagttaagtttatgattttatatttaagttgaATTGGTTGAGTCACTCATGTTGtgaatatatttagttaaatatattctttcaaattcaaacttaaatataattattttattatatttaagttaaatcaaattagtcttatttatcatttaaatgTGCATGTGTTTTCTTagtatttatcaaattatatattgattgttaaaaaatattagatataagCGATGATCAATAGGAAATTACATTTTAAGTAACTGTTACATTTTTGAAAGTTCatgaatatatatcaatattacaataattaaaatgttttataaattctaaataattcttTCCTTAGATTTATTGAATTGTAACTAagctaaaatttattttaaataatcataaaatgagaattcagatttgtcttggtattttgattatggttatattaactttgacaaacattaaaacataaaatttaaaaataaatttaatattaagaaaataaataatttcaatagTGATAAAATGTAATATACCTACCTTGTCAGAGTATATAGTgctatgttattttaaatattttgtaattatttgatcaaaagatgtttagcttttttttttagtttctaatatctcttaaaaataagcaaTAAAAATAGTGTGCTAGTATTTGAGAAgtcatattatataattaaaaatacagtTTTAGATATTTGTTTGCTCTAACTGAAATATATTATAgtcaactaaatataaaaaataaatagaatatttcaatactaattataaaaaattttagtcaaataaaaatatatcaattaatGTTACTTAAGAAAaggatagatatataaaaatacttctattacattgaaaatatatgtttttatattgttaaattatattttaaaataaataatatttctttttctatatcACGATTATATGTGTGAAAAttcttttatgaaatcacattatataaaaatataaaatttttatctaagaaaatattttatcgcttcaaaagtatttttatgttatttaaaatatttcttttttaaatggaatattactattttgtgaaatttccgtTTTGataaaatcacattatatatacatatatttttgttttaaattggttttttttactttatacaTGTTTCctttatattataaatgttatttgtaaatttttaaaaagaaaagtaaatatttcaacaataatatttaaatgtaataattttaattcattaagggtatcactgtaatcaaccatcgtgagagtaaacgtgagtgcgacacataagaaactgacttctcaaataatattatagagatacttaggttcacccctggGGTGAACTTATAAATTCAcctctttctttatttcaatcaaattgccataaacattaatatcacattataaacaaattataaattacaaaaagtaaattttaaatcataaactctaaattcaaatcctaaatccaaattttagattttaaattttaaaccaaaccctaaaccctaaatccaaacatatactctaaacccaaactatataccctaaatcctaaatctaaatttaaatcctagaccctaaacccaaaccataaaccctaaacccaaactctaaaccctaaacccaaactctaaaccctaaatcctaaaccttaaacccaaactgtaaaccataaacccgaactctatacactaaaatgtatttgaaaatacatttgatgatcattaacccaaaggtatttgaaaaatttgggtttatgatttacattttgagtttaaggtttaggatttagcgtttagagtttgggtttagggtttagagtttgggtttagggtttatggtttgagtttagagtttaagatttaaatttagatttaagatttagggtataggtttgggtttagggtataggtttgggtttagggtatatgtttgggtttagggtatggtttaaaattaaaaatctaagatttgggtttaggattcgaatttagagtttatgatttaaattttacttttttgtaatttataatttatttaatgtgacattaatatttatagcaatataattgaaataaggaaagaggtgaattcataagttcacctcaggggtgaacccaagtattgtTCAACCGTCAATGTATAATGTGTAAAAATACCAAAGTCAGTTACAAAGAAAGATATACCAAACTGAAAATAGAATGTAAATTCGTAAACGGCACTTGAAATGCCTAATGTTATGAGTGATAGTATGTTAAAATAAcgttatatttatttcttttattttttattatttttttcaaaaaaataacgttatatttcaaattgtgcatgcaaaattatattattttgttggaAAGTCAATTAACAAGTTTATACAGTACTTTTGTATTCAAATCAAAAGCGCAAAATGTTTTTATATGAAAAAGTCTCGAATATGATGAAAAATATGTCTAAAATTGATCACTGATCTTATAATTTTGTATGGTTGATTAGTTTAGAGATATTATATTTCATCACTAATCAAATACCTTTTGACTTTCAAAAACATTTCAAGAGATAAATTCTAATTAAACTTGTTATATTGactattattttcttaactaGTATTTGATCTTGATAATTAATTATCGAGTGGTCGATGATAATCAAGATTCAACGTGGAAGCTTGAGACCAGTTTAccgtttcaaaaaatatttgattaactTTAATTTAGGCTCTGACATCTCGTATATAATAGGTTAGTTGTTCATTGTAATTCGTATTTGATTGGATCGTCTAATTgatgtggttttttttttaataaataattgatGTGGTTAGTTAGATATATACGTATCCCGTCACCTTGTTTCAAAATTTAGGTTCGAAAAAATGCAATGATTATATAGTTTTGGTATTTACTCTAATCATTGCGGCTTCAAGTTACATGATAAATATACTACAATGCATTGAACATCAAGAACAACGACAAAGACTTAATGTCCTACATATTTTCTTATCGATTAACAACCACAAGAGATAACGTAACTATCCCTTACATACAAAATAATCAACTTTGTGATAAGTTACCATTTGACTAAAACAAATATAGATATATGTGCTTGCAAAGTTTGCTTGCGAAACCTAAAAATATGGCCGATATAGTTTTGGAAATTTGTCTAGTCGTTGTTGTAACCTCGGTGTAATTATTGCTTCCTTCTTTGAATctactgtcttttttttttattgcttaACATTTGGAATCTACTGTCTTGTATCTGTCTTAATTAATGGTTAAGATTCAACTTGCACATCGCGTTCGTGGATGTCAATATTCCAATGTATGTTCTACacattatattttagttacttGGTGTTGATAAAAGAGCAAAGAAACACTCAAAAACTGAAAACAATAGCAAATAATGTAGAAGAATGCTTTGGGACTTCAGACATATATTTTCGAACAACTCCTTACATTTCACGCTATAGATAACATAAtgcattttgacaaaaaaaaaaagataacataatgcatttgaaaatcaaaaaatGCTTTAAGCCTATTTTGTATCTCACGAATGAGAGATTTCACTATGTATTTCGACATACTGACTGAATTTTGTGTATGATGATTAGATGTACAAATATGGTGTAAGCAATGGCGAACCCAAGAATTTTTTCTGAGGggtcaaaatataataaaaggtCACATAGTGGATTCGAACACGTGTTCTGTGGGTTCAACGGTCTCAATTTCAACCAAATAAGCTGCTTTAAATTACTAATCACagcttacaaattttattttttgatatatttgtGGTGTGAAATGACCCCTGTAGCCATAATGTGGGTCCGCTTCTGGGTGTAAGGTTGAGTCGTCATCACTATCTAGTATATGTATTGTACTACATATATGTGTAACATGCATATAATTTATTGTGAATAGCTATGTTTGCCAAAACATAGATGAGTTCTTGAATTCTTACGAGGTGAATGATGTAATGAATGCATTCTAGAATTACTTATTTGTGACCATTTCATCTTGAAACAAAAGAACTACAGAGACAGAACGAGATTACATTTTATTACAAGCGAAGATACTACTAGTCGACTACTACAAAACGTCTATAACGACAATACAATGGCAAAATGGTAGTAAAAAGAATAATAACCCGATCCAGCAAGTTACACCAAGCTTCTCTTTCGCTTACACCAGAATCTCAACATGCCATCTGAACATTTCTTCCTTTGTCACTGGTAGGTTCAACGTCACAAGCCCAACCTCTGCATCGTAGTTGAACTCAGTCTCGGTGCTATCAACGGCGCATCTCAGCGGACGCTGAGAAGAGTAAGCTCCAAAACGACCACAACCTCTAACACCTAGAGATATCAGCGCTGCTGGAGAACGGTTCTCGCTGACCACTGAAGAGGAATAAACCTCAGGTTTCTCGTCTGTCACGGTAGTGATATCCATGGACTGAATAGCCCCACTTGAGTTAAACATGTCCAGGAGTCCAATAGGTGCGAACGAGATGCTTGCAGTGATTTCCTGTGCAGCCCAAATTTAATGCATGTTAATTAACAATCAAAGTTCAATAGTCTAGTAATATACTAAGGGAGGGAccatataaacatttttaatctcaataaaatatattccaACAATTTTGAAGCTATGCGACCTAAGTATAATAGttctttaaaatttagaaaccAAAGCCAATGTCTCGTCCTACTATATTTACCTTCAAAGGAGAGATGTGGAAGAGTTCATATTCAAGGACTTGGAGAGTGAGTGGGATTGAGGCACCCTTTGGTAGTCTAACCAGCTCCCCTGTAAATCAAAACCAAGCTCATGTTCATAAGCATTGAACTGTAATGTCAGAGGTTTTGTTTTGTctgtggaattttttttttaatacctGATTTATAAGCGTAGACTATTGAATCTCCACTCCAATCTGGACCAGCCACTTCGGAGATGAGATCAGCATCCTCCGCACGGACCAAACCCGTGAGAGTACCAGGAGAAGTATCATGAATCCTGTTCTTCTTGGTATCCTTGCACCAACCAGCACCTTGACAGTTGAATACACCAACTATACCAGTAAACTTGTTCATATTCCAGATCTTGAGCAAGCTGGTTCCATCTCTAGCTGGATCAGCAAATAGGCAGTCACGTGTTGGCCTGCCAGGAAGCTTAGCACGAAGAACCGAACCATCAGGAAGAACCAGCTTCCTCAATAGATCAAAATTGTGGTTGCCTGGCTTGTCACTGCTCGTGTAATATGACAAAACACATCTCCGGTTAAGACCTCTGGTCAAACATTACAAGAAATCACAATAAATTATGTGGACAAGGATTTTTTTACCTGACATAGATTGCACATCCACCTACTGAACGTGCTGCAGCGTGGTACTCTGCCGTTGGGTGTAAACTCTGGTAACAACAGAACATTAAGTGTAAGCATTTGCATGATGTAATAAAGACGGAAAGCAATTTGTTTTTTACTTACATGGAACATGTCCCAGTCAGGTTGCATGAACTCTCCAAGGAAAAGAGTATTATACGCAACCGATGCTATGTGAATAGTGTGAGAAGCAGGATCTCTAGGATAGTAATCATCAGACGCTCTAACAATAGCAGTCTGTTTCGCGCTGTACAACCC is part of the Raphanus sativus cultivar WK10039 chromosome 5, ASM80110v3, whole genome shotgun sequence genome and harbors:
- the LOC108860447 gene encoding polygalacturonase ADPG1, yielding MARCCEPLAIFLCVLFMLSWVEALSINIDHGYDHEDGSFESDSLIKFNNDDVLTLENSDKPTSDSSTVSVSTFGAKGDGKTDDTQAFKKAWKKACSTKGVTSFLVPKGKTYFLKSTRFRGPCKSLRSFQIFGTLSASTKRSDYNEDKNHWLILDDVNNLSVDGGSAGTIDGNGKIWWQNSCKIDRSKPCTKAPTALTLYNLKNLNVKNLRVRNAQQIQISVEKCNNVNIKNVEITAPDDSPNTDGIHVTNTQNISISNSHIGTGDDCVSIEDGSQNIQINNLTCGPGHGISIGSLGDDNSKAYVSGVNVDGAKLTETDNGVRIKTYQGGSGTAKNIKFQNIRMENVKNPIIIDQNYCDKDKCEHQDSAVQVNNVVYRNISGTSATDAAITFDCSEKYPCQGIVLDNVNIKGGTASCKNANVKNQGNVSPQCS